In Acidianus brierleyi, one genomic interval encodes:
- a CDS encoding methyltransferase domain-containing protein, producing the protein MGVTICEELRIGKLVSSIIKRINPKKVLEIGCGNCLVTLSVEKETRLPSLISIEVWNEEITDKEVKDYLRDEDYNLVENMFPLPFKEKSFDLAYSVLYFYNKIRKERSDLANEVSKVIKDNGYFILIEPEIVRNMRKDFFNAGFLKSNIM; encoded by the coding sequence ATGGGAGTCACAATTTGCGAAGAGCTGAGGATAGGTAAACTCGTTTCATCAATAATAAAGAGGATCAATCCTAAAAAAGTCTTGGAAATAGGTTGCGGTAACTGTTTAGTTACGTTAAGCGTCGAGAAGGAAACTAGACTTCCTTCTCTAATTTCAATAGAAGTATGGAACGAGGAAATTACAGACAAGGAAGTTAAGGATTATTTAAGAGATGAGGATTATAATTTAGTGGAGAACATGTTTCCTTTACCTTTTAAAGAGAAAAGCTTCGATTTAGCTTATTCTGTCCTTTATTTTTATAATAAAATAAGAAAGGAAAGAAGCGACTTAGCCAATGAGGTAAGCAAAGTAATAAAGGATAACGGATATTTTATACTTATTGAACCGGAGATTGTTAGAAACATGAGGAAAGATTTCTTTAATGCAGGGTTTCTGAAGTCGAATATCATGTAG
- a CDS encoding PaREP1 family protein yields MSSFLSWKAAWFLHVYGFHEMSLNKETIVNESKIVREKLFEIFKTK; encoded by the coding sequence TTGTCGTCCTTTTTATCATGGAAAGCTGCATGGTTTCTTCATGTTTACGGATTTCATGAAATGAGCTTAAACAAAGAGACTATAGTTAACGAATCTAAGATTGTTAGAGAAAAATTATTTGAAATATTTAAAACTAAATAA
- a CDS encoding ATP-binding protein: protein MSIDFLILNQIKKLETEAEYYEKNGEKDKAYKVYEKIAYLYEEAASKALLQSTRELYLMKAGEYRSRINATKEKINGDEPDYTQIAKSMIEKTNLTWDNISGLEKIKSLLRQAVGIAISKPEKPVKIDPPRSILLFGPPGTGKTLLASAASNSINATFFNADISRILSRYVGDSPKTIDSLFLLARKMSPSIIFFDEFDSVSLNREEKENIGAGLIQKILTEMDGFRKSRDFVMVIGSTNRPWALDEAILNRFDYRIYVPLPDFEARRGIFEIELGKNNFEIEADYDDLAKKTEGYSGREISHICKKAIMSMIKRMNPDIENAKPGYKLRIGKITKEELYKSIDDTKPSVSKEIIKKYEEWNKEYGSE from the coding sequence ATGTCAATTGATTTTTTAATATTGAATCAAATAAAAAAGCTTGAAACTGAAGCAGAATATTATGAAAAAAATGGAGAGAAAGATAAGGCATATAAGGTTTATGAAAAAATAGCTTATCTTTATGAAGAAGCCGCTTCCAAGGCATTATTGCAGAGTACTAGGGAACTTTATCTAATGAAAGCAGGAGAATATAGAAGTAGAATAAACGCAACTAAAGAGAAAATTAATGGAGACGAACCCGACTATACGCAAATAGCTAAAAGCATGATAGAAAAAACTAATTTAACTTGGGATAATATTAGCGGATTGGAAAAAATAAAGTCTTTATTAAGACAGGCTGTAGGCATAGCAATTTCAAAACCAGAAAAACCAGTAAAAATAGATCCTCCTAGATCTATTCTTCTTTTCGGTCCTCCCGGAACGGGGAAAACATTGCTTGCTTCTGCAGCTTCAAACTCTATTAATGCAACTTTTTTTAACGCAGATATTTCAAGGATCCTCTCAAGGTATGTAGGTGATTCCCCGAAAACCATAGATTCATTATTCCTGTTAGCGAGAAAGATGTCTCCTTCAATTATATTCTTTGACGAGTTCGATTCTGTCTCTTTAAATAGAGAAGAAAAAGAGAATATAGGCGCTGGATTAATTCAAAAAATTTTAACGGAAATGGATGGTTTTAGAAAATCAAGAGATTTCGTTATGGTTATAGGCAGTACTAATAGACCATGGGCCTTGGATGAGGCAATATTAAACAGATTTGATTACAGAATATATGTCCCTCTTCCAGATTTTGAGGCAAGAAGGGGAATATTTGAAATTGAATTAGGAAAAAATAACTTTGAAATAGAAGCCGATTATGATGATTTAGCAAAGAAAACAGAAGGATATAGCGGAAGAGAAATTTCACATATATGTAAAAAAGCAATAATGTCAATGATAAAGAGAATGAATCCAGATATAGAAAACGCTAAACCTGGATATAAACTAAGGATAGGTAAAATCACTAAAGAAGAACTCTATAAATCTATAGATGACACAAAACCGTCTGTAAGTAAAGAAATAATCAAAAAATATGAAGAATGGAATAAAGAATACGGTTCAGAGTGA
- a CDS encoding IS110 family transposase has protein sequence MVDPLTEAKSSNGGVTNPYHRTEHCDNMHGYRCDKEVGILGIDISKDHLVSSEGRVYENNKKGYEEILKVKLNTIVVEPTGAYSIKPCQYFKEKGIKILQVSPNILWKEKDLRGKKTDFYDAQKLINMANKAKEYNYNPLKELVTLYIFLKDLEAKYKNRVKRALFLVSDEEKISKEMLEEFSKGNFKIQLYNLEYTKIVLEEIEVLSKALLETSEKIKEVEKMIQLQSENHVLLTIPGIGKLSSGIIIGIVGDIKRFPNPESFVAYCGLDPIVERSGKATVSKGISKKGNKYLRSLFYFLAEMNYSRNPTLLEFYENHKEKLKGKKLYTALARKLARIVWSVWYNNKPYEPK, from the coding sequence ATGGTCGACCCTTTGACTGAAGCAAAGTCTTCGAACGGGGGCGTGACAAACCCCTACCATCGGACTGAACATTGTGATAATATGCACGGATATAGGTGTGATAAAGAGGTAGGGATCCTAGGAATAGACATATCAAAAGATCATCTAGTATCGAGTGAGGGGAGGGTCTACGAGAACAACAAGAAGGGTTATGAAGAAATACTAAAAGTGAAACTAAACACAATAGTGGTCGAACCGACAGGAGCATACTCAATAAAACCATGTCAATACTTCAAGGAAAAAGGGATCAAGATACTACAAGTAAGCCCAAATATACTATGGAAGGAGAAGGACTTGAGAGGAAAGAAAACAGATTTTTACGACGCACAAAAACTAATAAACATGGCAAACAAGGCAAAGGAGTACAACTACAACCCATTGAAAGAACTAGTAACACTATATATCTTCCTAAAAGACCTTGAAGCAAAGTACAAGAACAGGGTAAAAAGAGCACTATTCCTAGTCAGTGACGAGGAAAAAATAAGCAAGGAAATGCTTGAAGAATTCTCTAAAGGAAACTTCAAAATACAATTATACAACTTAGAGTACACAAAGATCGTACTTGAAGAAATCGAAGTATTATCTAAAGCACTACTGGAAACAAGCGAGAAAATAAAAGAAGTAGAGAAAATGATACAATTACAGTCTGAAAATCACGTTCTATTAACTATACCGGGAATAGGAAAACTTTCTTCGGGAATAATAATAGGCATTGTTGGAGACATTAAACGCTTTCCTAACCCTGAGTCCTTCGTAGCCTACTGTGGTTTAGACCCAATAGTTGAGAGGAGCGGTAAAGCTACTGTAAGTAAGGGAATATCGAAGAAGGGTAATAAGTACTTGCGCAGCTTGTTCTACTTCCTCGCTGAGATGAATTACTCTCGTAATCCTACATTACTAGAATTTTACGAGAACCATAAGGAAAAGTTGAAGGGAAAGAAGTTGTACACTGCTTTAGCCAGGAAATTGGCTAGAATAGTTTGGAGTGTTTGGTATAATAATAAGCCTTATGAGCCTAAGTGA
- a CDS encoding AAA family ATPase has product MIFDERPKDNRRDLFDREKELEKIENNIIAKKPLLLLVGVRRIGKTSVLQTALNEINETSLIIDCRKLKENYGRRDLYSLFSQSLTSRLDKLKDILRKINGVSIFGNYVELKWSGKDYISIADLLDHLNERRIIIAIDEAQKLRGPLSKEVKDAIAHAYDYDKNITFILTGSEVGLLYDFLGVNDVESPLYGRYYNEIELERFDKEKSIEMLKKGFEELSFSIKDDIINSIVNEFDGIPGWLVFAGLQYFNKRDFNEIKETAISIALNEIEKLTGKSPASRRYKTVMKCIAKGNESWSKVKECLELEEKSTISSSILSNILGNLEKMSLIKDYKFLDPIYKEASIRIKP; this is encoded by the coding sequence TTGATATTTGATGAAAGGCCAAAAGATAATAGAAGAGATTTATTCGATAGAGAAAAAGAATTGGAAAAAATTGAAAATAACATAATAGCAAAGAAACCGTTATTATTACTAGTAGGTGTAAGAAGAATTGGAAAAACTTCAGTTCTTCAAACCGCGTTAAATGAGATAAATGAAACTTCATTAATAATAGATTGCAGAAAACTAAAGGAGAATTATGGAAGAAGAGATTTATACTCATTATTTTCTCAATCTCTGACCTCAAGATTAGATAAACTAAAGGATATATTAAGAAAGATCAACGGAGTAAGTATTTTTGGAAATTACGTCGAATTAAAATGGTCTGGAAAAGATTATATAAGTATAGCAGATTTACTAGATCATTTGAATGAAAGAAGAATAATAATAGCTATAGACGAAGCGCAAAAGCTTAGAGGGCCCTTATCAAAGGAAGTAAAGGATGCAATTGCTCACGCTTATGATTATGATAAAAATATTACTTTTATCCTTACTGGATCTGAAGTTGGTTTGCTTTACGATTTTTTAGGTGTAAACGATGTAGAATCTCCTCTTTATGGTAGATATTATAATGAGATAGAACTTGAAAGATTCGATAAAGAGAAAAGTATAGAAATGCTAAAGAAGGGATTTGAAGAACTTTCCTTTTCGATTAAGGACGATATAATAAATTCCATAGTTAATGAATTCGATGGAATACCTGGTTGGCTAGTATTTGCTGGATTGCAATATTTTAATAAGAGAGATTTTAATGAAATAAAAGAAACTGCTATTAGCATTGCTTTAAACGAGATAGAGAAACTTACTGGGAAAAGTCCTGCAAGTAGAAGATATAAAACTGTTATGAAATGCATAGCTAAAGGTAATGAGAGCTGGAGCAAAGTGAAAGAGTGCTTAGAATTAGAAGAAAAATCAACAATTTCATCAAGTATACTAAGCAATATTTTAGGAAATTTAGAAAAAATGAGCTTAATAAAGGACTACAAATTTTTAGATCCTATATATAAGGAAGCATCAATTAGGATTAAACCATAA
- a CDS encoding PaREP1 family protein has product MSITISAEVYYEEAEELLSKGDLVQACEKYYKAAEEAIKLLVIENNLKEIIKEVENKGRWESESLFKASKLLRNKYPEIAIQWRNAWTLHVEGFHEISLNEKEVTKLKEDVRKLVVIAVVSSFR; this is encoded by the coding sequence ATGAGCATAACTATAAGTGCTGAAGTATACTACGAGGAAGCAGAAGAATTACTTTCAAAGGGTGACCTTGTTCAAGCTTGTGAGAAGTATTATAAGGCTGCCGAGGAAGCAATAAAGCTTCTGGTTATAGAAAATAACCTAAAAGAAATAATTAAAGAGGTCGAAAATAAGGGAAGATGGGAAAGTGAAAGTTTATTTAAAGCCTCTAAGTTATTACGAAATAAATATCCCGAAATTGCCATTCAATGGAGAAATGCATGGACTCTTCATGTTGAGGGATTTCATGAAATTAGCCTAAATGAGAAAGAAGTTACAAAATTGAAAGAAGATGTTAGAAAACTGGTTGTAATAGCCGTTGTCAGCAGTTTCCGATAA
- a CDS encoding GNAT family N-acetyltransferase: protein MLIRNVQWKDFMQIQEIYTSTYEENRDTETLGIVFLKNKPDIKSEIKWFTDTYIRVLKKEGILMVAEDNNKIAGYCGILSARPDSESAHVGILGILIKKEYRGKGFGTALLRSSIENSKGIFEKIICF from the coding sequence ATGTTAATAAGAAACGTTCAATGGAAAGACTTTATGCAAATTCAAGAAATTTATACTTCTACATATGAAGAAAATAGAGATACAGAAACTTTAGGAATAGTTTTCTTAAAAAACAAACCGGATATAAAAAGCGAAATAAAATGGTTTACCGATACATATATACGAGTGTTAAAAAAGGAAGGAATATTAATGGTTGCAGAGGATAATAATAAAATAGCAGGATATTGTGGAATTTTATCTGCTAGGCCTGATTCTGAATCTGCACATGTAGGCATTCTTGGAATTCTTATAAAGAAAGAATATAGAGGTAAAGGGTTTGGAACAGCGTTACTACGTAGTAGTATAGAAAATAGTAAAGGAATATTTGAGAAGATTATATGTTTTTAA
- the nucS gene encoding endonuclease NucS, with translation MVLPYKIIEMPDFDTVKNILENEKNMVINIFGLCSVFYDGRASSIATYSKRLISIKPDGTVFIHNNKKMKPVNWQPSGSRIKVDINEELIISVIRRRPKEVLKIVIPIAYYITLSSLEEGEFRLYGSEAEMVKDVIENPSLIEEDFSPIAREYNTPYGKIDLLGKTSRGLLVLEFKRAQAGLDAVSQVKRYVDFIRETYPNVRGGIVAPAISKSAYNLLIKYELEYFNFPLNRKKYVELLR, from the coding sequence ATGGTATTACCTTACAAGATCATTGAAATGCCAGACTTCGATACTGTTAAAAATATTCTAGAAAACGAGAAAAACATGGTTATCAATATTTTTGGTTTATGCTCAGTTTTTTATGACGGTAGAGCTTCTTCTATAGCAACCTATAGTAAAAGGTTGATAAGTATAAAACCTGATGGAACGGTCTTTATTCATAATAATAAAAAAATGAAACCAGTTAATTGGCAACCGTCCGGATCCAGGATAAAAGTTGATATTAATGAAGAATTAATAATTAGCGTAATAAGAAGAAGACCTAAGGAAGTATTAAAGATAGTAATTCCTATAGCGTATTATATAACTCTTTCCTCTTTAGAAGAAGGAGAATTTCGTCTCTATGGAAGCGAGGCTGAAATGGTAAAAGACGTTATAGAAAATCCATCATTAATAGAAGAAGATTTTTCACCCATAGCTAGAGAATATAATACGCCATATGGAAAAATTGATTTGTTGGGTAAAACTTCTAGAGGCTTGTTAGTTTTAGAATTCAAAAGAGCACAAGCTGGATTAGACGCAGTTTCGCAAGTTAAGAGATATGTAGATTTCATTAGAGAAACTTATCCTAACGTTAGAGGAGGAATAGTAGCTCCTGCCATTTCGAAAAGTGCATATAACCTATTAATAAAATACGAATTAGAATATTTTAATTTTCCCTTAAACAGGAAAAAATACGTAGAACTTTTACGCTAA
- a CDS encoding serine/threonine-protein kinase, translating to MSNNPSISLSTVIINSILLGLFIGTFIDGGILLSNYGIPKNISQAITKTVNTLRTNFTKSYTQTVTQNSIKTQNNATNPNKLLGKYEIIELIGEGGYAKVYKARNVNDSSLVAIKVPNIADKDFVKEIAVWLNLNHPNIVKLLDYDINPRPYIVMELMNGTLEGKVLEPITATRIILDVLSGLKYAHEKGIIHRDIKPSNILLDTNGRAKISDWGIAKLGNTKTTTKDLTFTLLYASPEQLDPRLGNVDEKSDIYQTCEVLYEILTGVQAFQGSITEITFKKINEQFKLPSTINPNLKYYDHLFQKCFSVKKENRYTTTDLMKELSQKQTQDLTNSRTGAYAIVELAYMYAQNDDFEEALFWINRLRNKNNVKELDDAVAILEEKIKNNVGTKEQIIEELEKLRKLVALGKI from the coding sequence ATGTCTAATAATCCTTCAATATCGCTTTCCACCGTAATTATAAATTCAATATTATTAGGACTTTTCATTGGAACTTTTATAGACGGTGGAATATTATTATCAAATTACGGCATACCAAAAAATATTTCTCAAGCTATAACTAAAACCGTGAATACTCTCAGAACTAATTTTACAAAAAGTTATACACAGACTGTTACACAAAACAGTATAAAAACTCAAAACAATGCTACAAATCCAAATAAATTATTAGGAAAATATGAAATAATTGAATTAATTGGAGAAGGAGGATATGCTAAAGTATATAAGGCAAGAAACGTTAATGATTCATCACTAGTCGCAATAAAAGTTCCTAATATAGCGGATAAGGATTTCGTTAAGGAAATAGCAGTATGGCTAAACTTAAATCATCCAAATATAGTAAAACTCTTAGATTATGATATAAATCCTAGACCTTACATAGTAATGGAACTAATGAATGGAACACTAGAAGGGAAAGTATTAGAACCAATAACTGCTACTAGGATAATTTTAGATGTTCTTTCTGGATTAAAATATGCTCATGAAAAGGGAATAATTCATAGGGACATAAAACCGTCTAACATACTTTTAGATACTAACGGTAGGGCAAAGATTAGTGATTGGGGAATAGCTAAATTAGGGAATACAAAAACAACTACTAAAGATCTAACTTTCACTTTATTATATGCCTCTCCTGAGCAATTGGATCCAAGATTAGGAAACGTAGATGAAAAAAGCGATATTTATCAAACATGTGAAGTACTTTATGAAATCCTTACTGGTGTTCAGGCTTTTCAAGGTAGTATAACAGAAATTACCTTTAAGAAAATAAATGAACAGTTTAAATTACCTTCAACAATAAATCCTAACTTAAAATATTATGACCATTTGTTTCAAAAATGTTTTTCAGTTAAAAAAGAAAATAGATATACTACAACAGATTTAATGAAAGAACTTAGTCAAAAACAGACTCAAGATTTAACTAATTCAAGAACTGGAGCATATGCTATCGTAGAGTTAGCATATATGTACGCACAAAACGATGATTTTGAAGAAGCTTTATTCTGGATTAATAGATTAAGGAATAAGAATAATGTTAAGGAATTGGACGATGCTGTAGCAATTCTAGAGGAAAAAATAAAAAACAATGTAGGAACTAAAGAACAAATAATCGAAGAACTAGAAAAACTAAGAAAATTAGTTGCGCTAGGAAAAATTTGA
- a CDS encoding ISH3 family transposase produces MVTPGLPHQNNIQQIGYKLLSMLNFQGEKVDEVAKTLISACLWNDSVENKSRAYDVSPQTVRNYVEKQGMEVIEKLLERARKISLETLKGVNEIDLSIDWTTKTWYGKPVKGLGSSEKGNSWNYATATTKYKGKVLLLAFIPQVNGMTKDEIVKVLVEQVVAMGFKIRLITLDAGFYTVDVLNFISQFKYIIAVPAGDVKVFEEFDGDYKTNSKRHRRDEQVKFRLLVYSKEKVRRKKKSLVYFARATNLDLPKREVLDLYNKVRGPIETSYRNIKAFLPFTSSTKFVFRTLIFVLALVLYSLYTIFKGEVGREEFRLLLILLFPDLFNPENFTFNVIETLIYTIDLFLRR; encoded by the coding sequence ATGGTAACACCCGGTCTCCCTCACCAAAATAACATTCAACAAATAGGATATAAATTACTTTCCATGTTGAACTTCCAAGGAGAAAAGGTAGATGAGGTAGCAAAAACTCTCATCTCCGCGTGTTTGTGGAACGATTCAGTAGAGAACAAGTCCAGAGCGTATGACGTATCCCCACAGACCGTGAGGAATTACGTAGAGAAACAAGGGATGGAAGTGATTGAAAAGCTATTGGAAAGAGCTAGGAAAATATCCTTGGAGACATTAAAGGGAGTGAATGAGATAGATCTTTCAATAGACTGGACAACCAAGACGTGGTATGGGAAACCAGTGAAAGGGCTCGGGAGCTCTGAAAAAGGAAACTCGTGGAACTACGCAACTGCAACAACCAAGTATAAGGGGAAAGTACTTTTACTTGCCTTTATTCCGCAAGTGAACGGTATGACTAAGGACGAGATAGTGAAGGTTCTTGTGGAGCAAGTTGTTGCGATGGGATTCAAGATAAGGTTGATAACTCTTGACGCTGGTTTCTACACAGTTGATGTGCTCAATTTCATTTCACAGTTTAAGTATATAATTGCTGTCCCAGCTGGGGACGTGAAGGTGTTTGAGGAGTTTGACGGGGATTACAAGACTAATAGTAAGAGGCATAGGAGGGATGAGCAGGTCAAGTTCAGGCTTCTCGTGTATAGCAAGGAAAAAGTGAGGAGAAAGAAGAAGAGTCTTGTTTATTTTGCTAGGGCTACTAATCTAGATCTGCCCAAGAGGGAAGTGTTGGATTTGTACAATAAGGTAAGAGGTCCTATAGAGACCTCTTATAGGAACATTAAGGCTTTTCTTCCATTTACTAGTTCTACTAAGTTTGTTTTCCGCACGTTGATCTTCGTGCTGGCCCTTGTACTCTACTCCTTATATACCATATTCAAGGGGGAGGTGGGGAGAGAGGAATTTAGATTATTATTAATTCTTTTATTTCCTGATTTATTCAATCCAGAGAATTTTACATTTAATGTAATTGAAACACTTATTTACACTATAGATTTATTTTTAAGGAGGTGA
- a CDS encoding serine/threonine-protein kinase, which translates to MDFNEKFLKLGFLIIFILLLAFLLLPFVKILILLFFVFLIFIFGMARIFPELHGHKKMKYKKHYSSMIKCPYCGTLNQKGAKYCSRCGARLTKPTIDDLINELFSRNINEVMTAINELKQIANTNINDLERYVKKLRKAERKIKNPQVQQTITQILTTIERNEVIKYNKNEKLPIEKQSVIKNHDVMQIPNYEILETIGEGGYAKVYKAKRKKDSLLVAIKVPKVPNKDFVKEIAVWLNLNHPNIVKLLDYDINPRPYIVMELMNGTLHGKTFDKDTATRIILDVLSGLKYAHEKGIIHRDIKPSNILLDTNGRAKISDWGIAKFSDITTSTNVAFTFAYAAPEQLDTHLGSIDEKTDVYQVCEVFYEILTGRPAFQGSITEVDHKKLNMQMTLPSGINPDLKDYDEIFLKCLSPKKENRYSTKELISILSNKQYTRLTTENNAYAFVELAYLNVQLDNYEQALLWVKKINTVYTKDVILSLENKIKYNIGTKEDILKRIELLKNQISSSKNRY; encoded by the coding sequence ATGGATTTTAATGAGAAGTTCTTAAAATTAGGATTTTTAATAATATTTATTCTACTTTTGGCTTTCCTACTTTTACCTTTTGTTAAAATTTTGATTCTACTATTCTTTGTATTTCTTATATTTATTTTCGGAATGGCCAGAATATTCCCTGAATTACATGGTCATAAAAAGATGAAATATAAAAAACACTATAGCTCGATGATCAAATGTCCTTATTGCGGGACGTTAAATCAAAAAGGAGCTAAGTATTGCAGTAGATGCGGTGCAAGGTTAACAAAACCTACTATAGATGATCTGATCAACGAACTATTTTCTAGAAATATTAATGAAGTCATGACTGCAATAAACGAATTAAAACAGATCGCTAATACTAATATAAATGATTTAGAGAGATATGTAAAAAAATTAAGAAAAGCAGAAAGAAAGATAAAAAATCCTCAAGTTCAACAAACTATTACTCAGATATTAACTACTATTGAAAGAAATGAAGTAATAAAATATAATAAAAATGAAAAATTACCTATAGAAAAACAATCAGTAATAAAAAACCATGACGTAATGCAAATCCCCAACTACGAGATCTTGGAAACTATAGGTGAAGGTGGTTACGCTAAAGTTTACAAAGCAAAGAGGAAAAAAGATTCATTACTAGTCGCAATAAAAGTTCCTAAAGTTCCTAATAAGGATTTTGTTAAAGAGATAGCAGTATGGCTAAACTTAAATCATCCAAATATAGTAAAACTCTTAGATTATGATATAAATCCTAGACCTTACATAGTAATGGAACTAATGAATGGAACACTTCATGGAAAGACTTTTGATAAGGATACAGCTACTAGGATAATTTTAGATGTTCTTTCTGGATTAAAATATGCTCATGAAAAGGGAATAATTCATAGGGACATAAAACCGTCTAACATACTTTTAGATACTAACGGTAGGGCAAAGATTAGTGATTGGGGAATAGCAAAATTTTCAGATATAACCACATCTACAAACGTAGCATTTACCTTTGCTTATGCGGCTCCGGAACAATTAGATACACACTTAGGTTCAATTGACGAAAAAACGGATGTATATCAAGTATGTGAAGTATTTTATGAGATTCTTACTGGTAGGCCGGCTTTCCAAGGTAGTATAACAGAAGTAGATCATAAAAAACTCAATATGCAAATGACTCTACCGTCTGGCATTAATCCAGACCTAAAGGATTATGACGAAATATTTTTGAAGTGTTTATCTCCCAAGAAAGAAAACAGATATTCTACTAAAGAACTTATATCCATTTTATCTAATAAGCAATATACTAGACTTACAACTGAAAATAATGCGTATGCCTTTGTAGAGTTAGCATATCTAAATGTTCAATTAGATAATTACGAGCAAGCGCTACTTTGGGTAAAGAAAATTAACACTGTATATACAAAGGATGTTATACTCAGTTTAGAGAACAAAATTAAATATAATATAGGCACAAAAGAAGATATTTTGAAGAGAATAGAACTTTTAAAAAATCAAATTAGTTCATCAAAAAATAGATATTGA
- a CDS encoding PaREP1 family protein — translation MLIRTSAEIYLEEADEFLNKGDLVDACEKYYKATEDFLKYIAIVDNMSEILNQVNAKNYWESELLFKVVKKKVELIDIWKP, via the coding sequence ATGTTAATTAGAACTTCAGCAGAAATATATTTGGAGGAGGCTGATGAGTTTTTGAATAAGGGAGATTTAGTTGATGCTTGTGAAAAATATTACAAAGCTACAGAGGATTTTCTAAAGTATATAGCTATTGTAGATAATATGAGTGAAATATTAAATCAGGTAAACGCAAAAAACTATTGGGAATCTGAACTTTTGTTTAAAGTCGTTAAAAAGAAAGTTGAGCTAATAGATATCTGGAAACCCTAA
- a CDS encoding GNAT family N-acetyltransferase, with the protein MRRLYVFKGNYIAIKLYKKIGFKEVGVLKNEIKRGEKYFDVIVMEYYL; encoded by the coding sequence TTGAGAAGATTATATGTTTTTAAGGGAAATTATATTGCAATAAAATTATATAAAAAGATTGGATTTAAAGAAGTAGGAGTACTTAAAAACGAAATAAAAAGAGGAGAAAAATACTTTGATGTTATAGTCATGGAATATTATTTATAA
- a CDS encoding KH domain-containing protein, with product MDSAKIRAPDADIITVVEFSEEKKKLNITSEHVPDALIVVKEGNAGRLIGKSGERINGIESDTKMKVRVVELKLDFKDIIRAVHLLP from the coding sequence ATGGATTCTGCAAAAATTCGCGCTCCAGATGCAGATATAATAACTGTCGTTGAATTCTCAGAAGAAAAGAAAAAGCTTAATATAACCTCAGAGCACGTCCCAGACGCATTGATAGTAGTAAAGGAAGGCAACGCGGGTAGACTAATAGGTAAAAGCGGAGAAAGGATTAACGGAATAGAGAGCGATACTAAGATGAAGGTTAGAGTAGTGGAGTTAAAACTAGACTTTAAGGATATAATAAGGGCGGTGCATCTTTTACCTTAG
- a CDS encoding metallophosphoesterase family protein, with amino-acid sequence MRKLSAKAKNSLILSDIHYPHCDVEKIVEILNKENPDLVVLLGDIIVEKENDYKKFLKELNYKRKIIYIRGDEDVINGDTDILFLNVKNRNYILLHGNQYFNERAEYRFAKILKKINRNLPPLLFCLSFKILLRTTDYLILGHSHALVKFDNIKCANAGTLSDNHNIYMDKGYIKIDNNVELIKI; translated from the coding sequence GTGAGGAAACTTTCAGCAAAGGCTAAAAATTCTCTTATTCTTTCAGATATCCATTATCCGCATTGCGATGTAGAAAAAATTGTTGAAATATTAAACAAAGAGAACCCAGATCTAGTCGTCTTATTGGGGGATATAATAGTAGAAAAAGAGAACGATTATAAAAAATTTTTAAAAGAATTAAATTATAAGAGAAAAATAATTTACATTAGAGGGGACGAAGATGTAATTAACGGTGATACAGATATTCTTTTTCTTAATGTTAAAAATAGAAATTATATACTTCTACATGGAAATCAATACTTTAACGAAAGAGCAGAATATAGATTTGCAAAGATATTGAAGAAGATTAACAGAAATCTTCCTCCATTACTTTTCTGCCTATCTTTTAAAATATTATTAAGAACAACAGATTACCTAATTTTAGGACATTCACATGCTTTAGTAAAATTTGATAATATTAAATGTGCTAATGCTGGAACTCTTTCAGATAATCACAATATTTATATGGACAAGGGATACATCAAGATAGACAATAATGTAGAACTAATTAAGATCTGA